The following is a genomic window from Clostridium fungisolvens.
AGTTTCATAGAAATGAAACTGGTTTCCAGGGGCATAATGGATTTAATCAAGACGATATTATAAGGATCTTTGAGAATACTGGTTTTAAAGAGGTCACAGCTCATACATTTTACGTAGACACAAAAGATGTTGGCGACGAGATAGTAGAGTATTCTTTGTTTATAATTAAAGGTAAAAAATAATTTGTTTAAATGTGGTTGATTTTATATAATAATTTATGAGGAAACACAATGAACTGTTCTATGACAATAACGCTCTAATCTTTCTAGTCAAAGATATGAATATTTCTACTATACTTAAATTTAACTTTAAAAGATAAATTGAATAACTTAAAAATCACTACGAAAAGTTTACTCGTAGTGATTTTTGATTAATTAAAATTACATATAATTCTATATAAAACTAAGTTTTATATTAATTAGCTAGATTAATTTTAGATTTTATGATTTATATGAAAATTTTAGGGGATATTTATATAGTATGACAAATAGTAGAAACTATGAGTAAAGTCATGAATTAGTTAAAATGAACAAGAAAATACTTGAAATATCGAGTTAATCCGACATAATAATTGATTCATGAAATAGAAAATACAAGTATAATATATATATATTTATTATAAGGAGTATGAAGATGAACGAAAATCAAATTTTTATCCACAATAACGGAGAATTAGGTCTTATAGTTTTAGAAAGCTGTAAAGCTTTAGGACAAAAAATTGATGAAGAAATCAAGGCTAAAAGGGGCGTAAGTGAATCTTTTTTAATTCCTTCAGATGAAATACGCTTTTCTAATGGGGAAGGAAAGGTAAAGCTTTCAGAAACAGTTAGAGGTAAAGATATTTACATACTTTGCGATGTTGGTAATCATAGTTGCTCATATAATATGTTTGGAGTAAAAACTTTTAAAGGTCCAGATGAACATTTCCAAGACATAAAAAGAACTGTTTCAGCTATAAGAGGAAAGGCAAGAAGAATAACTGTTATAATGCCACTTCTTTATGCTTCAAGACAACACAGAAGAAAAGGCAGAGAATCACTTGACTGTGCTTTAGCATTACAAGAATTAGAAAGATTAGGAGTTCAAGAAATATTAACATTTGATGCACATGATCCTAATGTTCAAAATGCAATTCCACTTTTATCTTTCGAAAATTTCTATCCTACTTATGACATACTAAAGACTTTTATCACAGAAGAAAAGTCAGCAGAAATAGATAAAAATAAAATGCTAGTAATCAGTCCTGACACAGGAGCCATGGATAGAGCTATATACTATTCAAGTGTGCTAGGTCTAGATGTGGGTCTGTTTTATAAGAGAAGAGACCATTCTACAATAGTTAATGGTAAAAACCCTATAGTAAAACATGAATATATGGGAAGAGATGTTGAGGGTCAGGACGTGCTTATCGTAGATGATATGATTGCATCTGGAGAATCTGTGCTTGATATAGCAAAAGAACTTAAAGCAAGAAAAGCAAGAAATGTTTATGTAGCTGCAACTTTTGCATTCTTTACAGAAGGAGCTGAAAAGTTCCAAAAGTTCTATGAAGATGGTACTATAACAAGAGTTTACTCAACAAACCTTACATATATAGCCCCTGAAGTTCAAGAAGCAGAGTGGTTTAAAAAAGTAGATATGTCTCAATTTATTGCTAGAATAATAAATAGATTAAATGGTGACCAATCTATCGCTTCATACATGGATGCAACATATGTAATATCTGAACTATTAAAAAATAGATAATAGTAAAAGTTTTGATAATATTCCGATATGCAATAAAAAGGTTAGAACTAAAATTTTAGTTCTAACCTTTTTTTATTCTTGCTTACTCGAATTAGAAATATCGATTAGTAATTAATGAACTACCAGATTGTTTATCCACTTTTTAGATGCAATCCTAGGAAATCCAACAAAAAATTTTGCTATTTCCTCCATAAAGACGAAAATATATACTTTATCTATTGGCATATGGAAGTACAATCCTGCTAGAGCAACCAAAGGCACTCCTACAAGCCACATTCCACCGATATCAAGTAGTAGACAAAACTTCGTATCTCCACCGCTTCTAAGTATACCAACAACATTTGTATAATTGAATACCTTTATACAAAGGAAAATCCCAAGTATATGAAGCAAGGATTTAGAATAATTGTGGACCTCAGGCGATACACTATAAGCAAACAAAATTGAAGGAGCTCCTAAATATATTATAAGCCCTACAATAACGCCAAGTAGGGGATTCATTATAATAAATCTCTTAGCATATAGAAAGGCAGTTTTTTCATCCTTTTGTCCTATCTTCTGTCCTATCATGATTGCGGCAGCATTACCGAATCCCAAAAATACAACCATAGCAAGTCTATCTATAGTGCTTACAATATTAGTAGAAGCAACGATAGCTGTGCCCATATGTGCGTATACAACTGAATAAATAGTAACCCCTAAAGCCCAGAAACTTTCATTTAAGATAACTGGGATAGTAATCTTAAAGAATCTTTTAGCAAATTCCATAGATAAGTCTAATAGTTCTTTTGGTTTCGCTGCAAGAGGGAATTTAAATTTATATACAACAAATATCATTAATATAAATTCTATAATACGAGCTATCAATGTACCTAAAGCAGATCCGTATACTCCAAGTCCATGAACACCAGCCACACCATAAACTAGAGTGAAATTTAAAACTGTATTTATTCCAAGTGCAATAATACTAACTACCATTGGAGCTTTTACCTGTCCTAAACTTCTTAAGGTTGCAGCATAAGCAAATGATACTGCGGTAACTATATAACTAAGACAGATTATTCTTAAATAGTTTGCACCCATATTTATAACCGCTGGATCATTAGAGAAAATACTCATAATTGGCTTAGGAAAAAGTAAAGCTGCAATTGTAAAAACTGATGATACTGCTATTGCAGTAATAAGACAAATTCCTAGAACTCTTTTAATATTTTTCAAGTCTTTTTTTCCCCAGTATTGCGCTGTAAAAATCGAAGCACCACTTACTACACCAAACAAAACAAGATTTAGTAAGAAAAACATTTGGTTAGCTAGTCCAACACTTGCAATTGCTACCTCCCCTAATCCTCCAATAATTATATTGTCAAATAAATTTAACGAAGACAATATAAAATTTTGAAGTGCAATTGGGAAGGCTAGCTTTATCGTGTCTTTAAAAAACTTTTTGTCTGAAAATAAAGATAATAAGTTCATAAAAGTAACCTCCATAACATTAGCTATATAATTATAGCATAACTTGGAGATCTTATCATACTAACCTAATTTACTCTATTTACTATTTAAGCTTTCCTACTATAGGTAAATTATTTAATACCTTGGTTCCATGGGCTGCTTGATTAATTTCTTGCGTAAGGTCTTTTCCTGCAGTGATTCCATTTTTATGCTTACCATTATGCCAGTCCTCAGCATTAGTAACATCATATACAATACCACTCACTGCGGCATATGCTGGATTTCCATTTTGACCATCATACTTTTTCAATTCATCTAAAGTAAAGGTTTTATCTGGTATTGATTGAGTAGTACTTGAATTGTTTGTATTATTTTTATTTGAGGATTCATTTGTTTTTGTACATCCAATTAAAGTAAAAGATAAAAATAATACGAGAGTACACATAATATTAAGTGGTTTTTTTATCATATAATCATCTCCTTATCTTATTTATTTGCTATCTAATTGAAGAATATTCTTTTTAAAATACAATATTGTATAGATAAAGATGAACCACTTCGATCCGAAATTTATTTTTAAAACTCTCACGGGTTCTGGTGAGAGAATTTAAAAATATAATTTCTATTACGAAGTAGTTCATCTATAGACCAGTTTTAAATAAAATATAACAAAATAATTTAATTTCTATTAATAATTAATAGAAGCAATAACTAAGTTTTGTAGACTAGAACCAGAGTACAAATAGATGCGTAGTTACTTTATTTATTAATAATGTTAAGATTATATATAGAGGTGATAAATTTGAAGAAGAAAAAAATATTAGTTATCGGAAGCTTGAATATGGATTGGGTGATACCCGTTAATCATATGCCTAAAGAAGGTGAAACAATATTAGCAGAAAGTTATATAGAAATTCCAGGAGGAAAAGGAGCAAACCAAGCTTTGGCTGTCAAAAGATTAGGTGGGAGTGTTACAATGCTTGGGATGGTAGGTGATGATACTATAGGTGAGAAACTAATATCAAACCTTGCAACAGAAAAAATAGATACAACTAAGATAGAAGAAATTAAACAAATTAATTCTGGTTTAGCGTTAATATATGTAAGTAATTATGGATCAAATAGTATTGTAGTACTTCCAGGAGCAAATTCTAGAGTTGATAAAAATTATATAGATAAAAACATAGATGTATTAAAAGACAGTGATATAATCGTGCTTCAAATGGAAATCCCAGAAGAAACTGTTTATTATATAATAGAAAAAGCTCATGAAATGAATAAAATAATAATATTAAATCCAGCACCTGCACCAGAATATCTGAAGAATGAATTATATGATAAAATTGATTTCTTAACACCTAATGAAACAGAGCTAGAAAAATTAACAGGTATATTAGTAAACGATATTAATGGAGCAATAAAAGCTTCAAAAATACTTTTATCAAAAGGTATAAGGAACATCATAGCTACATTAGGAGAGAATGGGGCTTTACTTGTAAACAAAGATACATGTGTTACTTTTAGAGCAGAAAAAGTAAAAGCTGTTGATACAACGGCGGCAGGTGATTGTTTTAATGGAGCATTTGCAGTTGCCTTGGGTGAAGGATATAGTTTAGAACAAGCTATACAATTTGCAAACAAAGCTGCTTCAATTTCTGTTACCAGAAAAGGAGCGCAGCCTTCTATTCCATTTATAAATGAAATGAAAAGTGTTCTATAATTTATAAAAGATTTTAGAATTAGTTTAGAATTATTTAATAATTTCTTTCAATTAATTTTATAATCAGCATGTACAATAAAGATGTACTATTTCAATATGGGAATAATATCTCAGGTTAGATGGTGCATCTTTGTATAATGCTATGAAATTAATTATGGAATATATGTATGATTACATGGGAGGAATTTTGGATGAAAAAGAAAGTAATAGCTATAGTATTAGTAGCAGTAGTAGTGGTTGGAGGATTAGGTTATGCTAGAAGTAGAAAAAATACAACACATTTTCTAAGCGTAAAAACTGCAAGCGTATCAACAGGTGATATTCAGTCATATCTTTCAACTACTGCAACTATAAAATCTAAGAATAGTAAAGATTATTATCCAATCCAAGGTAAAGTAAAAAAGGTAAATGTAAAAGTTGGAGATTCAGTAACAAAAGGACAAGTACTTGTGGAATTTGATGTAACCGATCCTAACATAAGTGTAAAGCAAGCTCAAATAAACTACGATAATGCTGTGTTAACTAAACAAATGCAAGTTAATGCAAATAATGATGCAAAGAACAATATGGCTGATCTTGACAAGCAGATAGCAGATTTAAATAATCAGATTAATGAAGCTAAGAAAAATCCTCAAGATGTAACTAAAATACAATCATTACAACAACAACAATCAACTCTTCAATCTAAAAGAGATGCAGCAAAGATTCCTTATTCAGATGAACAGTTAAAGCAAGCAGATAATACTATATCTCTTCAAAAAATTGCATTAGATACAGCTAAAGATAATCTTTCAAAAAGTCAAAGTACAATTGTAGCAGATTTTGATGGAGTAGTGACTGCATTAAATGTTGCAGAAGGTGCAGCTACAGCAGCAGCAGCTCAACCAGCTATAACAATACAGGATGTGAACAATTTAAAGGCTGTAATGTCAGTTGGAAAGTTTGATGCTGCAAAGATTCAACTTGGACAAGAAGCAGTTATAAAAAGTGGAGATAAAAAACTAAAAGGTAAAGTTTCATTTATTGGACCTTCAGCTAAAACTACTGCATCTGCAACTGGAACTGAATCAACACTTCCAGTAGAAATAGACATATTAGATAAACCAGACGGTTTAAAGATCGATTTTGACACAGATGTAGATGTACTTCTTGGACAAGTAAATAATGTAATAAAAGTACCAGCCGAAAGTTTAAGAACTGATAAAAATGATAGAAACTATTTATATGTTGTAAGTGGTGGAAAAGCAGTGGAGAAAGAAGTAAAACTTGGACTTCAATCTGACATGGAGGCACAAGTAACTGAAGGGTTAAGCAATGGAGATAAGGTTATTCTTAATCCAAGCTCAAGTGTTAAAGATGGGGTAACAGTAAAAGAAGCAGGTGATGGTAAGTAATGCTAGAGGTTAAAGATATAATTAAGAAGTATGTAAACGGAGATATTAATTTTACAGCGCTTAAAGGTATAAACCTTAAAATTGAAAAAGGTGAATTTACTTCTATAATGGGGCCATCAGGCTCTGGAAAATCTACCATGATGAACATAATCGGATGTTTAGATAGAATGGATAGTGGAACATATATTTTAAATGATCAAAATGTATCAAACCTTACGGATAAGGAATTGGCATTTATCAGGAATAAAGAAATAGGGTTCGTTTTTCAGGCATTTAATCTGTTACCTAGAATGACAATCTTAGAAAATGTTGAACTTCCTATGGTATACGCAGGTGTACCTAAGAAGGTTAGAAGAGAAAAAGCTTTAGCCGCTCTTGGTAAGGTTGGTCTAGGAGACAGGGTAAAACATAAACCAAATGAAATATCGGGAGGACAAAAGCAGAGAGTTGCTATAGCTAGAGCAATAGTAAATACACCTGCAGTTATAATGGCTGACGAGCCTACAGGAAATCTGGATACTCAGTCTTCTATAGAAATAATGAAAATATTCCAGGACTTAAATAACGAAGGTGCAACTGTGATAATGGTTACTCATGAACCAGATATAGCACAGCACACAAAAAGAGTAGTTAGGTTCAAGGATGGACTAATAGTTGATGACTACTTAGTGGAAAACAGAATAATTCTATAGGAGGTAAAACTAATGAATATAATAAGCAGTTTACTAGAAAACTTTAAAATGGCTATCGATAGTATTATATCTAATAAAATGCGTTCTTTTCTAACAATGCTTGGTATAATAATAGGAATTAGTTCAGTAATAGCAATTATATCCTTAGGAGCTGGTGGACAGGAGTCTATAACAGGTGAGTTTGAAAAGCTTGGTTCGTCAACTGTAAATGTATCAACTGACACAACGAAAGCATCTGAGAGTGATTTTATAACTTTTGAAGATATAAAACAAATAAAAAATAAAGTTGATACAGCAAGATATGTTGCTCCAAGTGTATCTAAAAATGGAGTTGCTATTTCTGACACAAGTAATAAAAGAGCAAGTATAACTGGAACTAATACTGACGGATTTATAATACAAAACACTGAGTTCTTGTATGGAAGAGCTTTTAATGAAAGAGAATATACAGAAGGTAAAAATGTAGTTATAATTGACGAAGACTCTGCAAATGACTTGTTCGGTTATACAGACGTTACAGGAAAGAGTATTAAAATTGGGTCTGCGAAATCTCCAATAAAAGCTACTATAATAGGGGTTACTGTTTCACCTTTTGGATCTACTTTTAAAAATATGGGAAGAAATCAAAGACCAGGTATATTCTATGTACCTGCTACATTACTACAAAATATGTACTCTAATGAATTCTCTATTGATAAGATAAGCATAATGGCTTCTGATAAAGATGCTTTGGAGGAAACTGGTAATAGTGCAAAAAACGTATTAGAAAGTAGACATAATAACAGAGGAAAAGATATTTATACTGCTCAAGGAGCATTAAGTCAGCTTGAACAAATAAATAATGTTCTTGGAATATTTACTACCTTTATAGGTGCAGTTGCTGCTATATCACTTATTGTAGGCGGTATTGGAGTAATGAATATAATGTTAGTTTCAGTAACTGAAAGAACTAGGGAAATAGGTATAAGAAAAGCGATTGGTGCAACAACTAACAAGATACTTCTGCAATTTTTGACTGAGTCAGTTATAATTTCTCTTATAGGGGGAATCATAGGATTGTTTTTAGGAATAGTAGGCGCTTATGCAATAGGAAGTTTTGCAAATATTACACCTTCTTTATCAATATCTGCAATCATAGGAGTTATAGCATTCTCTTCAGCTGTTGGAATTTTCTTTGGGATATACCCTGCTAGAAAAGCTGCTAAACTCGATCCTATTGAAGCATTAAGATATGAGTAAACTTTATTAAATAGGGGTGAATTTATATGAAATTCGTAAATAAACTTACTATGACCAGATTGGTTTTAGCAACTATCTTTTTAGTATTTATGGCTATAAAGGGAATACCATATCGCAGGAGTATTGCTACAGTGGTGTTTATTGCGGCTACCATGATAGATGTATTTTATGAGAACTTTATTAATAAAGAGAATAAATCAGACAAATTAGTTGTTTTAATAAATTCATTGATTGATAAAGTTCTTGTTACGACTGCTTTGATCTATTTAGTTGAAACAAGTGTAATTCCTAGTTTTGTAGCTGTGACTATTATATCGGTAGAGTTTGCTATCGGTGGTCTTGTATCAATAGGTAATAGTGATGGTCTTTTACTTGCAAAAAGCACTTTGGAAAAAGTAAAAACTGTTTTCCAGATGAGCTCTATAATAATATTACTTTCAAAAATGAGTATTGATCATAATTTTCATAAAGTAAAAGAATATGTAGCAAATAGCTTTATTGGTGTAATACCTTACATGGCATTGTATATCGCGCTTTTAGTAACAGTTATATATGCAGTTGATTATTTCTTTAAAAATAGGCAATTTATTAATATTGATAGATAAATGAAAGGAGGGATTTCGTGTATATAAAAAGGAAACTGAAGTTGACATATGTAATGATTCTTATTACTTCATTTTTACTTTTGATATGTTTAAGTAATGTATTTATTGCATTAACAGAAAGCAATTCTAAATATGATCTAACAGGCAAGCTCGGAAAAGGAAACTTTGCATTTTTTACTGAACTTGTAACTGAGAATAATAAATTACTACAAAAAGTAAATAGTGAAGTTTTGACTAATCCTGATAACTTTTTAAATCATGATTATCTCCTCCAACTAGAAAATAGTTCAAATATGAAATATACTGGAATAGTAACTTTAATTAACGACAAAATTGACTATTCTTCAAATTTTATACGAAAAGACTTGAGTGAAGATGCATTAACTTCTTTTAATTCAAATTCTAACGATCAGTTTAAAAAGAAGATTATAATATTATGGAAACAAGACTTTACGACAAGCAATAAAGATAAAGGTAGCATCTACTATATAATAGACATAGACAGCTACAAAAAATTATTTAAGCAAAATGTTTTAATAGTTATGGTATTAATCCTAATTATATTAATGGCTACTAACGGTATAATAACTTATTTTGTGTCCAAAAGTATTGTTAAGCCTTTAAAAGAGTTAGATAAAGGTGCAGGCGAGATTCTAAAGGGAAATTTGAATTATAAGCTAGACATTGACTCTAAAGATGAAATAGGAGAAGTTGCAGAAACTTTTGAGGAAATGAGATTGAGACTTAAAGAATCTTTAGAAATTCAAAATCAGTACGAAGAAAATCGTAAAGAACTGATTGCAAGTATATCTCATGATTTGAAAACTCCCATAACATCTATAAAGGGTTATATTGAAGGAATTAAAGACGGGGTAGCTGACACTCCAGACAAGATGGAGAAGTACGTAAATACAATTTTGACAAAAGCAAATTACATGGATAGTTTGATAAATGATTTATTCTTATATTCAAAACTAGAATTGAATAAGGAACCTTTTAAATTTCAAACTGTTGATATGAATATTTATATTCAAGATTGTGTTGAAGAAATAAGTTTTGATCTTGATCAATCGAAAGTTGAATTGATAGCGGATGTTCCACAAAAACCTACTTTGATTGATATAGATGTACAAAAATTAAAAAGAGCTATTATGAATATAGTAGAAAACTCTATAAAGTACAGAACTGACAATAAGCTTATAATAAATATAGTTGTTAAGTCAAATAATGATTTGGTGATTGTTGAAATACGAGATAATGGAAAAGGAATTCCAAAGGAAGCATTACCTTATATTTTTGAAAGATTTTATAGAGCAGACACTTCTAGAGAAACAGTTATTGGTGGAAGTGGTCTAGGTCTTGCAATAGCAAAAAAAATTATGGATGAACATAGTGGGAAAATAGCAGTAAGTAGTGAATTGAACAAGGGAACATCTATATTTCTTAGTTTTAAAAAATAAAGTAATGACATATTTATAATTTTAATATCTAGGTAGGTGAGATTTAATGCAAAAAGTATTGATAATTGAAGATGATGTTAGTATTGCTGATCTTGAAATGGATTATTTGCAAATCAATGGCTTTGAGGTTGATATTGAAAATAATGGGGATAACGGATTAGCAAAGGCTTTAAATGAAGACTATAATTTAATAATTTTAGATCTCATGCTTCCTGGTATAGGAGGATTTGAAATATGTAAAAAGATTCGTGCAGAAAAAGAAATTCCTATAATCATTGTATCTGCTAAGAAGGAAGATGTTGATAAAATGAGAGGATTAGGGCTTGGTGCTGATGATTATATGACAAAGCCATTTAGTCCTAATGAAATGGTTGCTAGAGTTAAGGCTCATATCTCAAGATACGAAAGATTAAAAAGCGGTAATAGTATAATAAACAAAGAAATAATAGAAGTTAGAGGAATCTCTGTAGATAAAACAGCTAGGAAGGTATATGTTAATGGTAAAGAAATAGAGTTTACATCAAAAGAATATGAACTTCTAATTTTACTTTTAAATAATCCAAATAGAGTTTTTTCAAAAGAAGAATTATATGAAAGAATCTGGGGCTTAGATCCTGTTGGTGGTATAGCAACAGTAACAGTTCATGTAAGAAGATTAAGAGAAAAAATAGAGTTTGATCCATCAAATCCCGAGTATATTGAAACTATATGGGGGATTGGATATAGATTTACTCTATAGGTTATTTCTGAAAAGAAGTGAGCAAAATGTTTGTCACTTCTTTTTTTCTGTTTTATTGTAAAAATTTATAATCTTCATAAATGATTTTATTAAGTTCTTATTGTTATAACCGATAAATATATATTACAAAAAACATCAAAATACGACAAAAATATAGTGTTGTATACTTCTATTTAGATAATATTTATTTAATTAGCTAAATTTTATATCATCAGAAGGGAGAATATCAATGTTTCTATGGTCTTCAAAATATGAAACAGGATCAAGTTTTATAGACGATAATCATAAAAAATTGTTTGAAATCGGATATGATGTATTAGCATTCATGCAATCAGAAAGAAATGAAGTTAATACAAGTTATTTTAAAAATGTGCTTAAAGATTTTATGACATATGCAAAATTTAATTTTTCTATTGAGGAAGATTATATGTCGGAGATTGAGTATACAGGATTCGTGAGCCACAAACAAGAGCATTATTTTTTTATTAAAAGATTATGTTATTATGATTTTGATGAAATTATTACAAATAAGGAAAGCTTACAAAAGTTGTTTGAATTTATATATTCATGGTTAGATCAACACATAATTTCAGAAGATCTAAAGCTTTTTAAAAAACAACTTTAAATATAATGTTAAGTCGATGTAAAGTTTAAAATTACTTTGCAGGGAGTCGTGATATGAGTACGAAAAAGATAAAGTTATTTATAATGATGTTAATATATTTTATTTGCTTTACTTCTTTTGGAGTAAAAGCAGCAACAAAAGTCATTTATCAAGTTGATAAGAATTATCCTCCATATACATTTACATCTAAAAGTTATTTGCATGGCTTTGATGTAGATCTAATAAACCTAATATTTAATAGTGATAAATATGATGTTCATGTATCTGCTGATAATTGGTCTTATGTTTACAAAAGATTGGTTTCTGGAGAAGTTGATGTTGGTGGTATAGCCGGAATAACTGACAGTAGAAAAACAGAGGTGCTGTTTACTAAGCCTTTATTTAAAGCATACTCTGCTATCTACACTCGTCATGATTATAGACAAGTAGATTTAAATAAACTAAATGAATATAGAGTAGGAGTAGGTAAGAGCAATTTTACAGAAAATATTTTAAAAAACAATCTTAGGGTCAATAATTATATTACTTATGATAATATGGAAGATGCCGTTAAAGATCTTGAAGATGAAAAGATAGATGTGATCTTTGAAAATCAACAGTTAATGGATTATATACTAATGCATAAGAATTTAAAAGGCGAGATAATTCCTCAAGTTACTAACTTATTTCCAGTGGAAGAAGCTTATGCAGTAAGCAAAAATAGACCTGAACTTGTAACTTATATTAATACAAGAATTGATCAATTAAAAAAATCAGGTGTCTTTGAAGAACTATATAAAAAGTATTTCTACGCTAATTCAGAAGAATATATAGCTAATCAACATAAAAGTTATCTAACATTGTTAGGATTTGCTATATGTATAATTGTTATAATATTTATTTTTTTGAAGATTTATATAGACAGGCTTAAATCTACTGTTTTAAAAAATTATGACGAGTTAGCTGTTGTAAATATGGAGTTATCTGAAACTAAGACAAATTTAGAAAAGCAATATGAACAATTATATAAAAATCAAATTGCACTTAAGGAAAGCGAAGAAAGATATCGTTTAGTATTAGAAGCATCCAATGATGGTGTCTGGGATTGGGATGTAGAAAATGATATAGGTTACTTATCAAAGCCTTGGAGAGAACTATTAGGAGTCCAAGAAGAAGAAATTGAGAATTACTTTGATTTCCTAAGAGAAATGGTTTATTCAGAGGATAGAAAGTCAGTGTTAAGTTCTTTAGAAGAATATTTTATGGGAAAAACTAATGCATATGAGGTTTTCTTTAGATTAAATCTACAAAGAGATGAATTTATATGGATTCAGTGTAAAGGAAGAATTTTTAGAAATGAAGCTGGATCTATTGTGAGGATGGCTGGATCAATTTCTGACATTACTGAAAAAAGAAATTATCAATCAAAAATCTTCAAAATGGCTTACTATGACAATTTAACCAATCTCCCAAATAGAA
Proteins encoded in this region:
- a CDS encoding cytochrome b5 domain-containing protein codes for the protein MIKKPLNIMCTLVLFLSFTLIGCTKTNESSNKNNTNNSSTTQSIPDKTFTLDELKKYDGQNGNPAYAAVSGIVYDVTNAEDWHNGKHKNGITAGKDLTQEINQAAHGTKVLNNLPIVGKLK
- a CDS encoding CDP-alcohol phosphatidyltransferase family protein, giving the protein MKFVNKLTMTRLVLATIFLVFMAIKGIPYRRSIATVVFIAATMIDVFYENFINKENKSDKLVVLINSLIDKVLVTTALIYLVETSVIPSFVAVTIISVEFAIGGLVSIGNSDGLLLAKSTLEKVKTVFQMSSIIILLSKMSIDHNFHKVKEYVANSFIGVIPYMALYIALLVTVIYAVDYFFKNRQFINIDR
- the rbsK gene encoding ribokinase, whose translation is MKKKKILVIGSLNMDWVIPVNHMPKEGETILAESYIEIPGGKGANQALAVKRLGGSVTMLGMVGDDTIGEKLISNLATEKIDTTKIEEIKQINSGLALIYVSNYGSNSIVVLPGANSRVDKNYIDKNIDVLKDSDIIVLQMEIPEETVYYIIEKAHEMNKIIILNPAPAPEYLKNELYDKIDFLTPNETELEKLTGILVNDINGAIKASKILLSKGIRNIIATLGENGALLVNKDTCVTFRAEKVKAVDTTAAGDCFNGAFAVALGEGYSLEQAIQFANKAASISVTRKGAQPSIPFINEMKSVL
- a CDS encoding ABC transporter ATP-binding protein, encoding MLEVKDIIKKYVNGDINFTALKGINLKIEKGEFTSIMGPSGSGKSTMMNIIGCLDRMDSGTYILNDQNVSNLTDKELAFIRNKEIGFVFQAFNLLPRMTILENVELPMVYAGVPKKVRREKALAALGKVGLGDRVKHKPNEISGGQKQRVAIARAIVNTPAVIMADEPTGNLDTQSSIEIMKIFQDLNNEGATVIMVTHEPDIAQHTKRVVRFKDGLIVDDYLVENRIIL
- a CDS encoding ABC transporter permease translates to MNIISSLLENFKMAIDSIISNKMRSFLTMLGIIIGISSVIAIISLGAGGQESITGEFEKLGSSTVNVSTDTTKASESDFITFEDIKQIKNKVDTARYVAPSVSKNGVAISDTSNKRASITGTNTDGFIIQNTEFLYGRAFNEREYTEGKNVVIIDEDSANDLFGYTDVTGKSIKIGSAKSPIKATIIGVTVSPFGSTFKNMGRNQRPGIFYVPATLLQNMYSNEFSIDKISIMASDKDALEETGNSAKNVLESRHNNRGKDIYTAQGALSQLEQINNVLGIFTTFIGAVAAISLIVGGIGVMNIMLVSVTERTREIGIRKAIGATTNKILLQFLTESVIISLIGGIIGLFLGIVGAYAIGSFANITPSLSISAIIGVIAFSSAVGIFFGIYPARKAAKLDPIEALRYE
- a CDS encoding efflux RND transporter periplasmic adaptor subunit → MKKKVIAIVLVAVVVVGGLGYARSRKNTTHFLSVKTASVSTGDIQSYLSTTATIKSKNSKDYYPIQGKVKKVNVKVGDSVTKGQVLVEFDVTDPNISVKQAQINYDNAVLTKQMQVNANNDAKNNMADLDKQIADLNNQINEAKKNPQDVTKIQSLQQQQSTLQSKRDAAKIPYSDEQLKQADNTISLQKIALDTAKDNLSKSQSTIVADFDGVVTALNVAEGAATAAAAQPAITIQDVNNLKAVMSVGKFDAAKIQLGQEAVIKSGDKKLKGKVSFIGPSAKTTASATGTESTLPVEIDILDKPDGLKIDFDTDVDVLLGQVNNVIKVPAESLRTDKNDRNYLYVVSGGKAVEKEVKLGLQSDMEAQVTEGLSNGDKVILNPSSSVKDGVTVKEAGDGK
- a CDS encoding MATE family efflux transporter; translated protein: MNLLSLFSDKKFFKDTIKLAFPIALQNFILSSLNLFDNIIIGGLGEVAIASVGLANQMFFLLNLVLFGVVSGASIFTAQYWGKKDLKNIKRVLGICLITAIAVSSVFTIAALLFPKPIMSIFSNDPAVINMGANYLRIICLSYIVTAVSFAYAATLRSLGQVKAPMVVSIIALGINTVLNFTLVYGVAGVHGLGVYGSALGTLIARIIEFILMIFVVYKFKFPLAAKPKELLDLSMEFAKRFFKITIPVILNESFWALGVTIYSVVYAHMGTAIVASTNIVSTIDRLAMVVFLGFGNAAAIMIGQKIGQKDEKTAFLYAKRFIIMNPLLGVIVGLIIYLGAPSILFAYSVSPEVHNYSKSLLHILGIFLCIKVFNYTNVVGILRSGGDTKFCLLLDIGGMWLVGVPLVALAGLYFHMPIDKVYIFVFMEEIAKFFVGFPRIASKKWINNLVVH
- a CDS encoding ribose-phosphate pyrophosphokinase, with the translated sequence MNENQIFIHNNGELGLIVLESCKALGQKIDEEIKAKRGVSESFLIPSDEIRFSNGEGKVKLSETVRGKDIYILCDVGNHSCSYNMFGVKTFKGPDEHFQDIKRTVSAIRGKARRITVIMPLLYASRQHRRKGRESLDCALALQELERLGVQEILTFDAHDPNVQNAIPLLSFENFYPTYDILKTFITEEKSAEIDKNKMLVISPDTGAMDRAIYYSSVLGLDVGLFYKRRDHSTIVNGKNPIVKHEYMGRDVEGQDVLIVDDMIASGESVLDIAKELKARKARNVYVAATFAFFTEGAEKFQKFYEDGTITRVYSTNLTYIAPEVQEAEWFKKVDMSQFIARIINRLNGDQSIASYMDATYVISELLKNR